In one window of Candidatus Scalindua sp. DNA:
- a CDS encoding efflux RND transporter periplasmic adaptor subunit, which translates to MKQFIKNILCHVNFLKDNKSDVFTQRALIIKVSNMLLVITCATLFATVTFAQSQGSEVKVKPVEFKSAEIRRTVTGSLSAYQRSDVASQESGLVITAERREGQVVKKGDILAELDARRLKLEVEQAEYDIQIKLATIEQRKAELATYQEELNRRTKSQELAAGAVSKEDIRRAKMVLAVAESAQITAESDYELARAQLSLLKVRLDDTVIRAPFNGIIVEKHAERGEWISPGSPIVTLISSGVIEAFFDVSEDFSMQRLRSLKTITVNLKEQNIQVESENIRIVPDVDPRSRRYILIAVLKSKEHFLTPGMSVTATIPTNEKGDYLVIPTDSVMRDSGGEFAYKIGRGSDGNPVAVPVSLRVHFAIDDGLCIESSDLREGDLIVVEGNERLRPLSPVIILKSDKS; encoded by the coding sequence TTGAAACAATTCATAAAAAACATTTTATGTCATGTAAATTTTCTCAAAGATAACAAAAGTGATGTCTTTACACAGAGAGCCTTAATTATCAAGGTGTCGAATATGCTTTTGGTGATAACCTGCGCAACTCTTTTCGCAACTGTCACATTCGCACAGAGTCAAGGCTCTGAAGTAAAAGTCAAACCGGTTGAATTCAAGAGCGCTGAAATACGCCGTACCGTTACCGGAAGCCTGAGCGCTTACCAACGCTCAGATGTTGCAAGCCAGGAGTCAGGTCTTGTTATCACTGCTGAGAGGAGGGAGGGGCAGGTAGTAAAAAAGGGTGATATATTGGCAGAGCTCGATGCCCGCAGGCTCAAGCTTGAGGTTGAGCAGGCAGAATATGATATTCAAATAAAACTGGCCACCATCGAACAGCGAAAAGCCGAACTTGCAACCTACCAGGAGGAATTAAACCGGAGAACTAAATCACAGGAATTGGCTGCCGGAGCAGTCAGCAAAGAGGATATTCGACGCGCAAAAATGGTCCTTGCCGTTGCAGAATCTGCGCAAATAACTGCTGAAAGTGATTATGAACTTGCCCGCGCGCAACTTTCTCTCCTTAAGGTCAGACTGGATGATACCGTGATACGCGCTCCCTTTAACGGAATTATTGTCGAAAAACATGCGGAAAGAGGCGAGTGGATCAGTCCAGGCAGCCCCATCGTTACGCTGATCTCAAGCGGCGTTATTGAAGCCTTCTTCGATGTGTCTGAGGATTTTTCAATGCAAAGGCTTCGATCATTAAAAACAATTACTGTTAATTTGAAAGAACAGAATATTCAGGTTGAATCAGAGAATATCAGAATCGTTCCGGATGTTGACCCCCGTTCAAGACGTTACATTCTGATAGCCGTGCTGAAATCGAAGGAACACTTTCTTACTCCGGGAATGAGCGTAACCGCCACAATTCCAACAAATGAAAAGGGTGATTACCTGGTTATTCCCACTGACTCTGTTATGAGGGATTCAGGAGGCGAGTTTGCGTACAAGATAGGCAGGGGAAGCGATGGGAATCCTGTCGCCGTTCCTGTTTCTCTGCGCGTGCATTTTGCAATAGATGATGGCCTCTGTATTGAATCAAGCGATCTCAGGGAAGGCGACCTGATTGTAGTGGAAGGCAACGAACGTTTGCGTCCCCTGTCACCTGTGATCATCTTAAAATCGGATAAATCATGA
- a CDS encoding VWA domain-containing protein — MLFFSYEQYKTYICVAAIAVFLVYLYSSIRKRSWLKSFGRLGMLGKFSKIPPTVRNVCKGGAASCALCCLGLVLLNPKWQTAEEYFETEGLELVFVIDVSLSMLAEDVKPNRLQRAKIEIENLLKELENDYVGLVVFAGRAYSMLPYLTTDYDRIFLRILHMVNENYARFIPYGTNVGNALLVAISSFSKVEEREKILIFLTDGEERLAVRSQVDEAVKMLMERRDISVYLIGVGDPYEFSSIPKKDKYGHTIGSELDMDGDVIKTRPDPILLQEIAKLTGGKYIHDATGEELKEIFLGVVERHKKIIGVKKRNVVKDISQHFLGGALLFLVLFLLL, encoded by the coding sequence ATGCTTTTCTTTTCATACGAGCAGTATAAGACCTATATATGTGTTGCAGCTATTGCTGTTTTCCTCGTTTATCTCTATTCGTCAATAAGGAAAAGAAGCTGGTTAAAGAGTTTTGGCAGGCTGGGCATGCTGGGAAAGTTCAGTAAGATTCCCCCTACGGTTCGAAATGTATGTAAAGGCGGTGCTGCTAGTTGCGCCCTCTGTTGTCTTGGTCTGGTACTTTTGAACCCAAAGTGGCAGACAGCTGAAGAGTATTTTGAAACAGAAGGGCTGGAGCTTGTTTTTGTCATTGATGTGTCGTTGAGTATGCTGGCAGAAGATGTGAAGCCGAACAGGCTGCAGAGGGCAAAGATAGAGATAGAAAATTTATTAAAGGAGTTGGAAAACGATTATGTGGGGCTGGTGGTGTTTGCAGGGCGTGCGTATTCCATGCTTCCCTATTTGACAACTGATTATGACAGGATATTTCTGAGAATATTGCATATGGTCAATGAGAACTATGCACGCTTTATACCCTATGGCACAAACGTTGGAAATGCACTCTTGGTTGCGATATCATCTTTTAGTAAGGTGGAAGAAAGAGAAAAGATACTGATATTTCTTACGGATGGGGAAGAGCGTTTGGCTGTTCGAAGTCAGGTTGACGAGGCGGTAAAAATGTTGATGGAGAGGAGGGATATTTCCGTTTACCTTATTGGTGTGGGTGATCCTTACGAATTCTCATCAATTCCAAAGAAGGATAAATACGGACATACGATTGGGTCTGAGCTTGATATGGATGGTGACGTCATTAAAACAAGGCCAGATCCGATCTTGTTACAGGAAATTGCAAAATTAACGGGGGGTAAATATATTCACGATGCAACGGGTGAAGAGCTGAAAGAGATTTTTCTGGGAGTTGTAGAGAGGCATAAGAAAATAATAGGTGTCAAGAAGAGGAATGTGGTTAAGGATATTTCCCAACATTTTCTGGGGGGTGCTTTACTCTTTCTGGTACTTTTTCTGTTGCTCTGA
- a CDS encoding VOC family protein, whose amino-acid sequence MFKRIDHIELIPSDIEKSIDFYVHILNFKLKTRKMVNLPNMPPLKEVVYLELGDTVLELMSVENPSLKSSQPWITGYRAMALEVEDMEKATEYLESKGVEITWGPLDLENSVRAEFKDIDGFDIELRQWK is encoded by the coding sequence ATGTTCAAGAGAATTGATCACATCGAGTTAATTCCAAGTGATATAGAAAAAAGTATCGATTTTTACGTACATATCTTGAATTTTAAGCTAAAAACCCGAAAAATGGTAAATCTGCCTAATATGCCTCCCCTTAAGGAAGTGGTATATCTGGAATTGGGTGATACGGTTTTAGAACTTATGTCGGTAGAAAACCCATCTTTAAAATCTTCACAGCCGTGGATAACGGGTTATCGGGCAATGGCCTTGGAAGTAGAAGATATGGAGAAAGCGACAGAATACCTGGAAAGCAAAGGAGTTGAGATAACCTGGGGACCATTGGATTTGGAAAATTCTGTGAGGGCAGAGTTTAAAGATATTGACGGATTTGATATTGAACTGAGACAGTGGAAATAA
- the greA gene encoding transcription elongation factor GreA: MEKVYMVQDSYEKLKKELDYLKTEKRMEVQSAIGKARAHGDLRENAEYDAAREAQGLLEAKIRKLEDDLARAEIVDSSKIPKDTICFGAKVELEDLETGDIENYQLVGAGDDDPKNGKILVSSPVAKALLGGKIDEVLEVDVPMGKLRYKVLKIEY; encoded by the coding sequence GTGGAAAAGGTATATATGGTACAAGATAGTTATGAGAAACTGAAAAAAGAATTGGATTATTTAAAGACTGAAAAAAGGATGGAAGTTCAGTCTGCAATTGGAAAAGCGAGGGCACATGGAGATCTTCGTGAAAATGCAGAATATGATGCCGCAAGGGAAGCACAAGGATTACTTGAGGCAAAAATTCGAAAGCTTGAGGATGATCTTGCAAGAGCGGAGATTGTAGATTCTTCCAAAATTCCCAAAGATACAATCTGTTTTGGAGCAAAAGTTGAGCTTGAAGACCTGGAGACGGGTGATATTGAAAACTATCAATTGGTCGGGGCAGGTGATGATGACCCAAAGAACGGAAAAATTCTGGTGAGTTCTCCCGTAGCAAAAGCATTACTGGGAGGAAAAATAGATGAAGTCCTGGAAGTTGATGTTCCTATGGGGAAGTTGCGTTATAAAGTATTAAAGATTGAATATTGA
- a CDS encoding CerR family C-terminal domain-containing protein, with the protein MTTVREIAGKAGINVAMVYYYFNTKEELHQNIIDDAFKSFFLSLKEGVGQGKGPEEKIYDVIKVYITFLHHQKDLHRIILRETISQSKHIDMIVKKYISRNFDLVHSIIKEGVQKGAFREHDTTLSTFSLIGMILYYFTYEPIFTRLIAPEKRKKPITEFLPDHIFNFFMGGVKG; encoded by the coding sequence TTGACTACGGTAAGGGAAATCGCCGGGAAAGCAGGTATTAATGTTGCAATGGTCTATTATTACTTCAATACCAAGGAAGAACTCCATCAGAATATTATTGATGATGCTTTCAAAAGTTTTTTTCTATCCCTGAAGGAAGGAGTTGGTCAAGGAAAAGGACCGGAAGAGAAAATATACGATGTTATAAAGGTATATATTACCTTCCTTCATCACCAAAAGGACCTTCACCGGATTATTCTTAGAGAGACCATATCACAATCAAAACACATCGATATGATTGTAAAAAAATATATTTCAAGAAATTTCGACCTTGTACATAGCATAATCAAGGAGGGAGTACAGAAAGGGGCCTTCAGGGAGCATGACACAACGCTTTCAACATTCAGTTTGATAGGTATGATTCTCTACTATTTTACCTATGAACCCATCTTTACAAGACTGATCGCACCGGAGAAAAGGAAAAAACCTATTACTGAATTTCTTCCCGACCATATCTTTAACTTTTTTATGGGAGGAGTAAAAGGTTGA
- a CDS encoding efflux RND transporter permease subunit: MNLIKKAIEQPITVAVGIILVIIAGIIAITRVPVQMTPEVEDTVIAVTTRWENASPQEVESEIIDDQEEKLQGLSNLRSMSSLSQRGQGQIRLEFATGVNKDAALREVSDKLREVPDYPEDVLEPVIDDTDPESNDYIAWFLIRTPDPDFDIQSLQDFIEDRVQPILDRVPGLSESNVLGGRERETQIHFDPVLMAQRRITVPDFIRAIQATNFNFSAGAMAQGKLDIRVRALGRFSSPDQILDTIIRQDESGPVYVRDVATVAETLKEETGFIRSNGKNVLAMNFQKEPGANVIEVMEKLKEEAGRVRAEGGILDSYAKAHGIKGGLEFFQVYDQTDYINQALDLVKSNIVFGGILAVIVLITFLRSLRSIGIIAIAIPISIVGTIVTMVALGRSVNVISLAGMAFAVGMVVDNSIVVLENIYRHMEMGKPKINAALDGAVEVSGAVLASTLTTLLVFIPILLIQEASGQLLRDIALAIIAAVGLSYIVSITVVPSGAALFLNVNGKKRLKQKKIQTGKTADVSTGKLAGIIHPFRTTHYYLSNFPQYLYRLIYWLNGSMVRRVLIISVFIITTFLGIIVTIPPIDYLPYGNRNLTFGLLIPPPGYNVTKLKELGKRVEKKIRPFWEANKNPNGMDNHLYEVPSDTAPNSPLITPPPIKHYFQGGGRNGATLFHGCISADPRRVTDLVALFKTSTRQDTLPGVYSFAFQSPLFRIGGRTGGAVKIDLTGFDQEDISQSASALYGTLVQEYGSTAVRPDPANFNVPAPELQIIPDLDRLTDLNLTTEDLGLTVQANGDGVLFRKDYHLGGDIIDLKLISRDAVGQTTITNFGDAKMATSDGVIMGLNTVSDFKWVREPEEIKRVDRQRAVTLEFTPPKGLPLQKAIDGINQKVSELKQANAILPGVEIQLAGSASKLTEVKEALLGDGSVLGTLTSALFLAMVIVYLLMCILFQSWIYPFVIMFSVPLATLGGFLGLALVHYWSVVNRYMPVQNLDVLTIIGFVILAGVVVNNAILIVSQTLNLLRYDRELEPNKAISIAVESRVRPIFMSMLTSVGGMLPLVLMPGSGAELYRGLGAVVLGGLFVSTIFTLIFVPVLLGLVFDLKGKLRSTTRLQHVIGALLLIFVFSGCAVGKNYIQPHAMVSEDWQTGLERGLVSKQSDLKQWWTSFEDTQLNELIGDMVDGNYDIKIAVARVREARARRGVSIANLFPLIDALGSYSKSRNSETTDTGIKNVSFNKRQTVPMEIYSTGFDSSWEIDIFGGVRRSVEAASAELDAIHAELHDIMVTLLSELAVNYIELRNIQNRLGIAKANVNIQEETLKLTRARFDSGLTDELDIAQAETNLENTRAEIPALEEQQNQALNRIAVLTGKQPGTLQAQLSRVEPIPVPPDDVAIDLPAALLLRRPDIRVAERVLAAETARIGVAESDLYPKFFLKNSFGFSASNGGDMFKPGSQTFGVGPSVIWRIFSSGQIRNNIKAQNEREKQALYRFHNTVLSALEEVENAIISYSREMNRRYILQKAVKAAEKTVNLAKIQYTNGLTDFNNLLLAERSLFISQDQLSISEARVSKNLISLYKALGGGWDLDRQG, encoded by the coding sequence ATGAATCTTATTAAAAAAGCAATTGAACAACCTATTACCGTTGCCGTTGGTATTATACTGGTAATCATTGCGGGTATTATTGCGATTACAAGAGTTCCTGTTCAAATGACTCCGGAAGTGGAGGATACCGTCATTGCAGTCACTACCCGCTGGGAGAACGCAAGTCCTCAGGAGGTCGAATCGGAGATCATTGATGATCAGGAGGAAAAACTCCAGGGATTGTCAAACTTGCGGAGTATGAGCAGTCTCAGTCAGCGGGGACAGGGGCAAATTCGTCTGGAGTTCGCGACAGGCGTTAACAAGGACGCTGCCCTGCGTGAGGTAAGCGACAAGTTACGAGAAGTTCCCGATTATCCGGAGGACGTTCTTGAACCTGTTATTGATGACACAGATCCTGAAAGCAACGACTACATCGCATGGTTTCTGATTAGAACCCCTGACCCTGATTTTGATATACAATCCCTGCAGGATTTTATTGAAGACAGGGTACAGCCCATCCTGGACAGAGTACCCGGACTTTCAGAAAGTAATGTTCTGGGGGGAAGAGAACGGGAAACCCAGATTCACTTTGATCCGGTGTTGATGGCTCAACGGCGGATAACCGTTCCTGACTTTATTCGCGCGATACAGGCGACAAATTTCAACTTTTCAGCAGGCGCCATGGCGCAAGGTAAATTGGATATCCGTGTTCGCGCCCTGGGCAGGTTCAGTTCACCTGATCAGATTCTTGATACGATAATAAGACAGGATGAATCGGGGCCGGTTTACGTGCGGGATGTTGCGACTGTAGCAGAAACGCTTAAAGAGGAGACAGGTTTTATCCGGTCCAACGGGAAAAATGTACTGGCTATGAATTTCCAGAAAGAGCCGGGTGCCAACGTGATTGAGGTAATGGAAAAGCTGAAAGAAGAGGCAGGAAGGGTTAGAGCTGAAGGCGGAATTCTGGACAGCTATGCAAAGGCGCATGGAATTAAAGGCGGGTTAGAGTTCTTTCAAGTCTACGATCAAACCGATTACATCAATCAAGCGCTTGATCTTGTCAAGAGCAATATTGTTTTTGGCGGAATACTTGCTGTAATTGTCCTGATCACCTTCCTGAGGTCTCTTCGATCGATTGGCATTATCGCCATCGCAATTCCCATTTCAATAGTTGGCACTATTGTAACTATGGTAGCTCTGGGCCGCAGTGTTAATGTTATAAGCCTGGCGGGAATGGCCTTTGCCGTCGGGATGGTTGTCGATAACTCTATCGTTGTGCTGGAAAACATCTACCGGCATATGGAAATGGGAAAACCGAAAATCAATGCTGCGCTGGACGGCGCGGTGGAGGTCAGCGGCGCTGTATTGGCATCTACTCTTACAACCCTGCTGGTATTTATCCCCATCCTTTTAATTCAGGAAGCCTCAGGCCAGCTTCTGCGGGACATTGCATTAGCCATTATTGCAGCGGTAGGGCTAAGCTACATAGTGTCAATTACCGTGGTGCCAAGCGGCGCGGCGCTGTTTTTGAATGTGAATGGCAAAAAACGACTGAAACAGAAAAAAATACAGACCGGAAAAACGGCAGACGTCTCAACAGGAAAACTTGCGGGGATTATTCATCCTTTCAGGACCACCCACTACTATCTCTCTAATTTTCCCCAATATCTGTACAGACTGATATACTGGCTGAACGGAAGCATGGTAAGAAGGGTTTTGATTATTTCTGTTTTCATCATTACGACTTTTCTGGGAATCATTGTAACGATACCCCCGATTGATTATTTGCCTTACGGAAACAGAAATTTAACCTTCGGGCTTTTGATACCACCTCCGGGTTATAATGTAACAAAACTCAAAGAGCTTGGCAAGCGTGTCGAAAAAAAAATACGACCTTTTTGGGAAGCGAACAAAAATCCGAATGGCATGGACAACCACCTGTATGAAGTGCCCTCAGATACAGCTCCGAATTCTCCCCTCATCACCCCTCCGCCGATCAAGCATTACTTCCAGGGGGGAGGAAGAAACGGAGCGACCCTTTTTCACGGGTGTATCAGCGCTGATCCCAGACGTGTCACGGATCTGGTAGCACTTTTTAAGACATCAACAAGACAGGACACACTTCCGGGTGTATACTCCTTTGCGTTTCAAAGTCCGTTATTCCGTATTGGCGGCAGAACGGGAGGTGCCGTAAAAATTGATCTGACCGGCTTCGATCAGGAAGACATCAGTCAATCCGCGTCAGCTTTGTATGGGACATTGGTTCAGGAGTACGGATCCACTGCTGTTCGTCCGGATCCGGCAAATTTTAATGTGCCGGCTCCAGAGCTGCAGATAATACCTGATCTTGACCGGTTGACAGACCTTAATCTGACCACTGAAGATCTTGGCCTGACGGTTCAGGCAAACGGCGACGGAGTGCTTTTCCGTAAAGATTATCACCTTGGCGGAGATATCATTGATTTAAAATTGATTTCCAGGGATGCGGTCGGTCAGACCACGATTACAAATTTTGGCGACGCGAAAATGGCTACTTCTGACGGGGTTATCATGGGACTGAACACGGTATCAGATTTTAAATGGGTAAGGGAGCCAGAAGAAATCAAGCGGGTAGACCGTCAGAGAGCCGTAACGCTTGAGTTTACCCCGCCGAAAGGGCTGCCGCTTCAGAAGGCAATCGACGGGATCAACCAGAAGGTTTCTGAATTAAAGCAGGCAAATGCGATTCTGCCCGGTGTAGAGATTCAACTGGCGGGTTCCGCAAGCAAATTGACCGAAGTGAAGGAGGCGCTGCTTGGAGACGGAAGCGTGCTGGGTACGCTGACAAGCGCGCTATTTCTCGCCATGGTGATTGTATACTTGCTCATGTGTATTTTATTCCAGAGCTGGATATATCCATTCGTCATTATGTTCAGTGTCCCGTTAGCCACTCTTGGTGGATTCCTGGGCTTAGCGCTGGTTCACTACTGGAGCGTAGTTAACCGCTACATGCCGGTACAAAACCTGGATGTTCTCACGATTATCGGATTCGTCATCCTGGCAGGTGTTGTTGTTAACAATGCGATCTTAATTGTCTCCCAGACGTTGAACTTATTACGATATGACAGGGAACTGGAACCGAACAAGGCGATTTCAATCGCGGTTGAAAGCCGTGTCCGTCCCATCTTCATGAGTATGTTAACTTCGGTGGGCGGCATGCTGCCATTGGTCTTGATGCCAGGTTCAGGAGCAGAACTTTACCGCGGTCTGGGAGCTGTTGTGTTGGGAGGGTTGTTTGTTTCCACTATTTTTACCTTGATCTTTGTTCCGGTTCTGTTAGGCCTGGTATTTGATCTGAAAGGCAAATTACGATCGACAACACGTCTTCAACACGTCATAGGGGCATTGCTGCTCATATTCGTTTTCAGCGGCTGTGCAGTGGGTAAAAATTACATTCAACCTCACGCTATGGTGAGTGAGGATTGGCAGACCGGTCTGGAACGCGGATTGGTCTCAAAGCAGTCAGATCTGAAACAGTGGTGGACAAGTTTTGAAGACACGCAACTAAATGAATTGATAGGAGACATGGTTGACGGAAATTACGATATAAAAATCGCGGTTGCCAGAGTAAGAGAGGCACGAGCCCGGCGTGGCGTCTCCATCGCTAATCTGTTTCCGTTAATTGATGCGTTAGGGTCGTACTCAAAAAGCAGAAATTCAGAGACTACAGATACAGGCATTAAGAATGTCTCTTTTAACAAAAGACAAACGGTTCCCATGGAGATCTATTCTACCGGATTCGATTCCTCGTGGGAAATTGATATATTTGGAGGCGTAAGACGTTCCGTTGAAGCGGCCTCTGCAGAATTGGACGCGATCCATGCTGAGCTGCACGATATTATGGTAACCCTGCTTTCGGAGCTTGCGGTAAATTATATAGAGTTAAGAAATATTCAGAATCGTTTAGGGATTGCCAAAGCCAATGTCAATATCCAGGAAGAGACCTTGAAACTGACAAGGGCGAGGTTTGATTCGGGGCTCACGGATGAACTTGATATCGCGCAGGCTGAAACAAACCTGGAAAATACACGCGCAGAAATCCCTGCTCTTGAGGAACAACAGAATCAGGCGTTGAATCGGATAGCCGTCTTAACGGGAAAACAACCAGGGACGTTACAGGCGCAATTATCCCGGGTGGAACCAATTCCGGTGCCGCCAGATGACGTTGCGATTGATCTGCCTGCCGCACTTTTGCTGAGAAGGCCTGATATCCGTGTAGCTGAACGAGTTTTAGCAGCGGAAACAGCCCGTATCGGAGTGGCTGAATCTGATCTCTACCCAAAGTTCTTTCTCAAAAATTCCTTTGGATTTAGCGCGTCTAATGGAGGAGATATGTTTAAACCGGGGAGTCAGACCTTTGGAGTTGGCCCGTCAGTGATATGGCGTATATTTTCTTCCGGTCAAATTAGAAATAACATCAAAGCTCAAAACGAGCGGGAAAAGCAGGCCCTCTATCGTTTTCACAATACAGTTCTTTCTGCCCTGGAAGAGGTTGAAAACGCGATTATCTCATATTCTCGTGAAATGAACCGAAGATATATTCTTCAAAAAGCCGTTAAGGCCGCCGAAAAAACGGTAAACCTGGCAAAGATTCAGTACACAAACGGGTTGACCGATTTTAACAACCTCCTGCTTGCGGAACGATCTTTATTCATCTCTCAGGATCAGCTTTCCATTAGCGAGGCACGGGTAAGCAAGAACCTTATCTCATTGTATAAGGCGCTGGGCGGCGGCTGGGACTTAGACCGCCAGGGATGA
- a CDS encoding IS701 family transposase yields the protein MSIFRANISILNKFLDNFAPCFTKKQLAMFILVIYAMFKDYKRNSLEAMAKAVHTDYQKLQYFFSESKWDLPAIKQKRMDIIQKQRTTATTKDGILTIDGTGCPKPFAKNTEAAKWQYCGSLKRSEICNVAVGAAFVSKAKHFPIDVVPYLPADEFPEGEKDPHFKDKIQIAIELFDRALESFDFSATSFDSWYSSKRFLEHIHSKEKIFYSEIKSNRNIFTYHPAEKKYCMVKPSELVTLIKKYYADKIKSVTSKSADGSEVSYKTYSFDATLKDCKVPLKFVVILGKWNKDDDNKYHVLITNKLDATAKTVITNYLMRWGIEQCFKELKDTFYLDHYQVRHINKIERYWNLCLIAWTLTYWIKQNAYLSKILETKPSTFNEFKQAINSLLEFSSTNALAKNKKLSQDYFKIKSERFKKKIAA from the coding sequence TTGAGTATTTTTCGAGCAAACATATCCATATTAAATAAATTTCTTGATAATTTTGCCCCTTGCTTTACCAAAAAACAATTGGCAATGTTTATTCTCGTTATCTATGCAATGTTTAAAGACTATAAAAGAAACTCACTGGAGGCCATGGCAAAAGCCGTTCATACTGATTATCAAAAACTCCAATACTTCTTTTCTGAGTCCAAATGGGACTTGCCAGCAATAAAACAAAAAAGAATGGACATTATTCAAAAACAAAGAACCACAGCAACTACAAAAGATGGTATTCTTACTATAGACGGTACAGGATGTCCCAAACCCTTCGCTAAAAACACAGAGGCTGCCAAATGGCAGTATTGTGGCTCACTCAAAAGGTCAGAAATCTGCAATGTCGCCGTTGGTGCGGCTTTCGTTTCAAAGGCAAAACATTTTCCTATTGACGTTGTTCCCTATCTGCCTGCTGATGAATTCCCGGAAGGGGAAAAAGATCCACATTTTAAAGATAAAATTCAAATTGCAATAGAACTGTTTGATAGAGCCTTAGAATCTTTTGATTTTTCAGCTACCTCCTTTGATTCATGGTATTCATCAAAACGTTTTCTTGAACATATCCACTCAAAAGAAAAAATATTTTATTCGGAAATAAAGTCAAACAGAAATATCTTCACATACCATCCGGCAGAGAAAAAATACTGCATGGTCAAACCGAGTGAGCTCGTGACCCTCATCAAAAAGTATTATGCAGACAAAATCAAATCTGTTACATCAAAATCTGCGGATGGTAGTGAAGTTTCCTATAAAACTTACTCCTTTGATGCAACACTGAAGGATTGTAAGGTCCCTCTAAAGTTTGTGGTCATTTTGGGAAAGTGGAATAAAGACGATGACAATAAATATCATGTCCTTATTACCAATAAACTCGATGCTACAGCCAAAACAGTAATCACAAACTATTTGATGCGTTGGGGTATTGAACAGTGTTTCAAGGAATTAAAGGATACCTTTTATCTGGATCACTATCAGGTAAGGCACATTAACAAGATCGAAAGATACTGGAATCTTTGTCTTATTGCATGGACTCTTACTTATTGGATAAAGCAGAACGCTTATCTGAGTAAAATCCTGGAAACAAAACCTTCAACCTTCAATGAATTCAAACAAGCAATCAATTCTCTGCTTGAATTCTCATCAACAAATGCTTTAGCAAAGAACAAAAAACTCTCGCAGGATTATTTTAAAATTAAGTCCGAGCGGTTTAAGAAAAAAATCGCTGCTTAG
- a CDS encoding YgiT-type zinc finger protein, whose product MVCDICGQEGTRECRVSETYGKGKNLIVIENIPMVSCHKCGESYFTAATLHEIERIRLHHKNLAIERTVEVAKFA is encoded by the coding sequence ATGGTATGTGATATTTGTGGTCAAGAAGGCACACGTGAGTGCAGGGTATCGGAAACCTATGGCAAAGGTAAAAACTTGATAGTAATAGAGAATATTCCGATGGTGAGTTGTCACAAGTGTGGAGAAAGCTATTTTACGGCAGCAACACTACACGAAATCGAACGTATCAGGCTCCATCACAAAAACCTTGCTATTGAACGAACGGTAGAAGTTGCCAAATTTGCGTAA
- a CDS encoding DUF4258 domain-containing protein translates to MFNRILLLMREKIRNREYVMTLHARKEMNSDELVIYDIERGILTGEIKERQKDRESSEWKYRIKGVTVRNDKVEIIAKISTTGKLVIITVYLS, encoded by the coding sequence ATGTTTAATCGAATTTTGCTTCTCATGCGCGAGAAAATACGAAACAGAGAGTATGTGATGACTCTACATGCAAGAAAAGAAATGAATTCAGATGAATTAGTTATCTACGATATTGAACGTGGTATACTTACCGGTGAAATAAAAGAGCGTCAAAAAGATCGGGAATCTAGCGAATGGAAATATCGAATTAAAGGGGTAACAGTGAGAAATGATAAAGTTGAAATAATTGCAAAAATAAGTACAACCGGTAAACTTGTTATTATAACAGTATATTTATCCTGA